In Streptomyces durocortorensis, a genomic segment contains:
- a CDS encoding HAD family hydrolase, protein MPIRAVLWDIDDTIFDYTGADHAGMRLHLESAGRPEAYASVDEALAAWREITAVHWARVAAGETDFTGQRRDRVRDFLSRPMTDAEADAWFAGHRVHYEAAWELFPDVLPALDRLAPDYRHAILSNSSAHHQHRKLTALGVRDRFEAMVCAVELGISKPEPGAFHAACEALGLEPHEVAYVGDEPDIDASGAVAAGLTGIWLDRRGRGGRPDLLTITGLDRLPGLLAGNTRFGAPDTFG, encoded by the coding sequence ATGCCGATCCGAGCCGTGCTCTGGGACATCGACGACACGATCTTCGACTACACGGGTGCCGACCACGCCGGCATGCGGCTCCACCTGGAGAGCGCGGGACGGCCCGAGGCGTACGCGTCGGTCGACGAGGCCCTCGCCGCCTGGAGGGAGATCACCGCCGTGCACTGGGCGCGCGTCGCCGCCGGGGAGACGGACTTCACCGGCCAGCGCCGGGACCGGGTGCGGGACTTCCTCTCGCGGCCCATGACGGACGCCGAGGCCGACGCCTGGTTCGCCGGCCACCGGGTCCACTACGAGGCCGCCTGGGAGCTCTTCCCGGACGTGCTGCCGGCCCTGGACCGGCTGGCCCCCGACTACCGCCACGCGATCCTCTCCAACTCCAGCGCCCACCACCAGCACCGCAAGCTCACCGCGCTGGGCGTCCGCGACCGGTTCGAGGCGATGGTCTGCGCCGTGGAGCTCGGCATCTCCAAGCCCGAGCCCGGAGCCTTCCACGCGGCCTGCGAGGCACTCGGGCTGGAGCCCCACGAGGTGGCGTACGTGGGGGACGAGCCGGACATCGACGCGAGCGGGGCCGTGGCCGCCGGACTGACCGGCATCTGGCTCGACCGGCGGGGCCGGGGCGGAAGGCCGGATCTCCTGACGATCACCGGACTCG